The following is a genomic window from Micromonospora cathayae.
TCCGAGACATTCGCCTACGCGGGGACCGCGGACGAGGCGCTGAAACAGCTCGATGAGATGTATGGGAAGTGGAACGCGGGGGTCCGCGATCTTTCGGACGCTGACCTGGAGAATCCGCCCACGGTGGGTCCCGAGCGGTTTCCCATGGAGAACAGAATCCTGCACGTCAACAGGGAGCTGATCCATCACGGTGCCGAGATTTCCCTGCTGCGCGACCTCTACCGCTGGCAGGACGGAGCCGTACCGCACCGAACATCACTTCCCCGGTGACCGGCGATCGAGCCTCGGAGACCTACGTGGCCTCCGTGACGCTCCGTGGCTACGAGCTTCAGTGAAGCTGCGCTGTCGAGCAACCGTCCGATCCCGTCGCTGCCTCCGGCTGAATCACGCACGCGAGGGTGCAGCCGGTCCGGCCGATGCCGGCGGCAGGTGGCCAGCAGGCCGGGGCCGAGCCGGCCCGGCCCCGCACGACAAACGGGACCTTGACGCACGGTCGGACGCTGCCGGAACAGCTCTCGTGTCACGGAACCGCGCCCTCGACCGGCACCGCCCCCATGCTTGGGCTTGCCGCGCGGCTCCGCACGCGCGCTCCTGGGTGATCATCGCTCGGGTATGTGGTGGGTCCACTTACGGCAGTCGGTCAACGACAACAAGTTTGCCAATGCCGCCCAAACCCTGACTGCTTACCCTTTTATCCCGCCGGGGATGCCCCCGGCGGGATGGTGCAGGATGGGTGATCAGTCGCGCACCCGTACGACGCAGTAAGTAGTGTCGGGGGTCGCCGGGGCGGACAACCGCGCGTTGACCGCGTACAGGCTCGAGCCGAAGGAAACCACTGCCGACGGCTCGTCGAGGTCGCGGTCACGGATCACGTCGACCGGCGTAGCCCGCGTCAGCCGCTCGTTGAGGCGGAACTTGGCGATCACATTGTTCCGGTTGCGCACCACATACAGCGTGCGCCCCTCAAGCAGCAGGCCATCGCCATTGGATACCGACACGCCGCCCGTGCTGATCTGAGCGGCCATGCCCGCGCGGGGATCGAAGCAGTAGAGCCGGCCGGTCTTGGCCTGCACGATAATGAGCTTGCCCGACCACGCGGCGACGATGCCGGTGTTACAGGCGGTGGGGTCGCCGAGACCACCCGGCAACGGCAGCGCCCGTACTCCCGACTGTCCGGGCAGCGACCCATTGCGGCCAAACTCGACGCAGTAAACCTTGGCCTTCTCCGAGTCGGTGAAGAACATGGCATTCTTCGTGGCGGTCACGCCGTCGATGAACCCGCCGCCGAAATCGTACGTCGCCAGGCATTCGCCGGTCGACTCACGGTAGACGGCCGCGCCGCCCATGTTGCCGCAGGCCGCCCAGATCCGACCTCGTTCGACCTCCAGACCCGTTGCCTGGGTACCGGACACCGGCGGCACGAGGAGCATCCCGTTGCCGGTGCGCAGGTCGGCGCACCAGATACACCCGTCGGCCATGGAGCTGACGTAGATCTTCGTGCCGGTTCCGCGGGCGATCCCCTCCGGGCAGAACCCGTTCGGTAGGTTGATCACTGAGGGATACCGGCCGTTCCCGTGGTGGGCCGAGGCCGGAACTGCGGCGATGGCGGCCCCGATGGGCGCGGCAACGGCTGCGGCCAA
Proteins encoded in this region:
- a CDS encoding superoxide dismutase, whose product is MINLPNGFCPEGIARGTGTKIYVSSMADGCIWCADLRTGNGMLLVPPVSGTQATGLEVERGRIWAACGNMGGAAVYRESTGECLATYDFGGGFIDGVTATKNAMFFTDSEKAKVYCVEFGRNGSLPGQSGVRALPLPGGLGDPTACNTGIVAAWSGKLIIVQAKTGRLYCFDPRAGMAAQISTGGVSVSNGDGLLLEGRTLYVVRNRNNVIAKFRLNERLTRATPVDVIRDRDLDEPSAVVSFGSSLYAVNARLSAPATPDTTYCVVRVRD